A section of the Branchiostoma lanceolatum isolate klBraLanc5 chromosome 19, klBraLanc5.hap2, whole genome shotgun sequence genome encodes:
- the LOC136425525 gene encoding uncharacterized protein isoform X24, whose translation MAGGLTLLSLLLLLGCSASQVRSQDASKCAGSTTNLALKQPTTQSSTGFKGVPGRAVDGDRNPIYGRKSCSHTTMERDPWWRVDLGTSQCVDRVVVAKRLPPRFGKWLEGFKVYVGDNPDVTANPTCGGKQSVAGKKIITVDCGGLTGRYVGIALPGKKQFLILCEVEVYGGAPPAKISKAPPKLGQCAGGTTNLALKQPTTQSSTDFKGVPGRAVDGDRNPRYAKKSCSHTAMERDPWWRVDLGTSQCVDRVVVAKRQFIGQLWLEGFQVYVGDNPDVTANPTCGGKQSVKGKNIITVSCGGLTGRYVGIALPGKKQFLILCEVEVYGGAPPAKISKAPPKLGQCAGSTTNLALKQPTTQSSTGFKGVPDRAVDGDRNPIYGRKSCSHSTMERNPWWRVDLGTSQCVDRVVVAKRLPPRFGKWLEGFKVYVGDNPNVMENPSCGGKQSVAGKDLTTVNCGGLTGRYVGIALPGKKQFLILCEVEVYGGAPPAKISKAPPKLGQCAGGTTNLALKQPTTQSSTDFKGVPGRAVDGDRNPRYAKKSCSHTAMERDPWWRVDLGTSQCVDRVVVAKRQFIGQLWLEGFQVYVGDNPDVTANPTCGGKQSVKGKNIITVSCGGLTGRYVGIALPGKKQFLILCEVEVYGGAPPAKISKAPPKLGQCAGSTTNLALKQPTTQSSTGFKGAPGRAVDGDRNPIYGRKSCSHTTMERNPWWRVDLGTSQCVDRVVVAKRLPPRFGKWLEGFKVYVGDNPDVTANPTCGGKQSVKGKNIITVSCGGLTGRYVGIALPGKKQFLILCEVEVYGGAEVKTEKVEETGSSLKLAAPKPIDPCKNAKCQNGAECKPLEDSFKCVCPKGFAGDLCETNIDDCAAQPCKNGATCKDGLNGFTCVCPAGYAGDLCETNIDDCAAQPCKNGATCQDGLDGFTCVCPAGYAGDLCETNVDDCAAQPCKNGATCQDGLDGFTCVCPAGYAGDLCETNVDDCAAQPCKNGATCQDGLDGFTCVCPKGYAGNLCETNVDDCAAQPCKNGATCQDGLNGFTCVCPAGYAGDLCETNVDDCAAQPCKNGATCQDGLNGFTCVCPAGYAGDLCETNVDDCAAQPCKNGATCQDGLDGFTCVCPAGYAGDLCETNVDDCAAQPCKNGATCKDGLNGFTCICPNGYAGDLCETNIDECAAQPCQNGATCVDGIYSFTCICPKGYAGDLCETNINECAAKPCQNGGECVDGIFSFKCICPKGYTGDLCEININECAAQPCQNGGECVDGIYSFKCICPKGYTGDVCQINIDECAAQPCQNGATCVDGIFSFTCICPAGYAGDLCETNIDNCKPNPCKNGGTCNDLVNAFLCSCPEGYGGDLCEIVPAPPPAAKAPAPKPVVQAAKPPAGVVITIGGGTKGGNAGSGGDGAINVINNQISVYGGKGCGCTTPKCVCPVKKGADSSVDDAADLAGIVLQRIRGSEQPEDSPSNVKELDTVEDVYEPIGNEMSLSEDETAYEPEAREEQDTFEDENEDELELLNNKLRKLQQLLRSA comes from the exons GATGTTCAGCATCCCAGGTCAGGAGCCAGGATGCTTCGAAATGTG CTGGAAGCACCACAAACCTGGCCCTAAAGCAGCCCACGACCCAGTCCAGTACTGGCTTTAAGGGCGTCCCCGGACGGGCTGTAGACGGAGACCGAAACCCCATCTACGGAAGGAAGTCCTGCTCCCACACGACGATGGAACGCGACCCCTGGTGGCGAGTCGACCTGGGCACCAGCCAGTGTGTGGACCGGGTGGTCGTCGCCAAGCGGCTACCCCCAAGATTTGGCAAATGGCTGGAAGGCTTCAAG GTTTACGTGGGCGACAACCCCGACGTGACGGCCAACCCGACCTGTGGCGGGAAGCAATCTGTGGCTGGGAAGAAAATCATCACGGTGGACTGTGGCGGACTGACGGGCCGATATGTGGGGATAGCTCTGCCGGGCAAAAAGCAGTTCCTCATACTGTGTGAGGTCGAGGTGTACGGAG GAGCGCCACCAGCTAAGATCAGCAAAGCACCACCAAAACTTGGACAATGTG CTGGAGGCACCACAAACCTCGCCCTTAAGCAGCCCACGACCCAGTCCAGTACGGACTTTAAAGGCGTCCCCGGCCGGGCTGTGGACGGAGACCGGAACCCCCGCTATGCGAAGAAGTCCTGTTCCCACACGGCGATGGAACGCGACCCCTGGTGGCGAGTCGACCTGGGCACCAGCCAGTGTGTGGATCGAGTGGTCGTCGCCAAGCGACAATTCATCGGCCAGCTTTGGCTGGAAGGCTTCCAG GTTTACGTGGGTGACAATCCCGACGTGACGGCCAACCCGACCTGTGGCGGGAAGCAGTCTGTGAAGGGGAAGAACATCATCACGGTGAGCTGTGGCGGACTGACGGGCCGATATGTGGGGATAGCTCTGCCGGGCAAAAAGCAGTTCCTCATACTGTGCGAGGTCGAGGTGTACGGAG GAGCGCCACCAGCTAAGATCAGCAAAGCACCACCAAAACTTGGGCAATGTG CTGGAAGCACCACGAATCTCGCCCTAAAGCAGCCCACGACCCAGTCCAGTACTGGCTTTAAGGGCGTCCCCGACCGGGCAGTGGACGGAGACCGGAACCCCATCTATGGAAGGAAGTCCTGCTCCCACTCGACGATGGAACGCAACCCCTGGTGGCGAGTCGACCTGGGCACCAGCCAGTGTGTGGATAGGGTGGTCGTCGCCAAGCGGCTACCCCCAAGATTCGGCAAATGGCTGGAAGGCTTTAAG GTTTACGTAGGTGACAACCCCAACGTGATGGAAAATCCCTCTTGTGGCGGGAAGCAGTCTGTGGCTGGTAAAGACCTCACCACTGTAAACTGTGGCGGACTGACGGGCCGATATGTGGGGATCGCTCTGCCGGGCAAAAAGCAGTTCCTCATACTGTGTGAGGTCGAGGTGTACGGAG GAGCGCCACCAGCTAAGATCAGCAAAGCACCACCAAAACTTGGGCAATGTG CTGGAGGCACCACAAACCTCGCCCTAAAGCAGCCCACGACCCAGTCCAGTACGGACTTTAAGGGCGTCCCCGGCCGGGCTGTGGACGGAGACCGGAACCCCCGCTATGCCAAGAAGTCCTGCTCCCACACGGCGATGGAACGCGACCCCTGGTGGCGAGTCGACCTGGGCACGAGCCAGTGTGTGGATCGAGTGGTCGTCGCTAAGCGACAATTCATCGGCCAGCTTTGGCTGGAAGGCTTCCAG GTTTACGTGGGTGACAATCCCGACGTGACGGCCAACCCGACCTGTGGCGGGAAGCAGTCTGTGAAGGGGAAGAACATCATCACGGTGAGCTGTGGCGGACTGACTGGCCGATATGTGGGGATAGCTCTGCCGGGCAAAAAGCAGTTCCTCATACTGTGCGAGGTCGAGGTGTACGGAG GAGCGCCACCAGCTAAGATCAGCAAAGCACCACCAAAACTTGGACAATGTG CTGGAAGCACCACAAACCTCGCCCTTAAGCAGCCCACGACCCAGTCCAGTACTGGCTTTAAGGGCGCCCCCGGCCGGGCTGTAGACGGAGACCGGAACCCCATCTACGGAAGGAAGTCCTGCTCCCACACGACGATGGAACGCAACCCCTGGTGGCGAGTCGACCTGGGCACCAGCCAGTGTGTGGATCGGGTGGTCGTCGCCAAGCGGCTGCCCCCAAGATTCGGCAAATGGCTGGAAGGCTTCAAG GTTTACGTGGGTGACAATCCCGACGTGACGGCCAACCCGACCTGTGGCGGGAAGCAGTCTGTGAAGGGGAAGAACATCATCACGGTGAGCTGTGGCGGACTGACGGGCCGATATGTGGGGATAGCCCTGCCGGGCAAGAAGCAGTTCCTCATACTGTGTGAGGTCGAGGTGTACGGAg GTGCAGAAGTTAAAACAGAAAAGGTCGAAGAAACAG GTTCATCACTGAAACTAGCAGCGCCTAAACCCATAG ATCCTTGCAAGAACGCAAAGTGTCAGAACGGTGCGGAGTGCAAGCCACTGGAGGACAGCTTCAAGTGTGTCTGTCCCAAAGGATTTGCAGGCGACCTGTGCGAAACTA ACATTGATGACTGTGCCGCCCAGCCCTGTAAGAACGGAGCTACTTGCAAGGATGGACTCAACGGCTTCACCTGCGTGTGTCCAGCTGGTTATGCCGGAGACTTGTGTGAAACCA ACATTGATGACTGTGCGGCCCAGCCTTGCAAGAACGGAGCCACTTGCCAGGATGGACTCGACGGGTTCACCTGCGTGTGCCCTGCAGGATATGCCGGAGACTTGTGTGAAACTA ACGTTGACGACTGTGCCGCCCAGCCCTGTAAGAACGGAGCCACTTGCCAGGATGGACTCGACGGGTTCACCTGCGTGTGTCCAGCTGGTTATGCCGGAGACTTGTGTGAAACCA ACGTTGACGACTGTGCGGCTCAGCCCTGTAAGAACGGAGCCACTTGCCAGGACGGACTCGACGGGTTCACCTGCGTTTGTCCTAAAGGATATGCTGGCAACTTGTGTGAAACCA ACGTTGATGACTGTGCGGCCCAGCCCTGTAAGAACGGAGCTACTTGCCAGGACGGACTCAACGGGTTCACCTGCGTGTGCCCTGCAGGTTATGCCGGGGACTTGTGTGAAACTA ACGTTGACGACTGTGCAGCCCAGCCTTGCAAGAACGGAGCTACTTGCCAGGATGGACTCAACGGGTTCACCTGCGTGTGTCCTGCAGGTTATGCCGGAGACTTGTGTGAAACCA ACGTTGACGACTGTGCCGCCCAGCCTTGTAAGAACGGAGCCACTTGCCAGGATGGACTCGACGGCTTCACCTGCGTGTGTCCTGCAGGTTATGCCGGAGACTTGTGTGAAACTA ACGTTGACGACTGTGCGGCTCAGCCTTGTAAGAACGGGGCCACCTGTAAGGACGGACTCAACGGTTTCACCTGTATCTGTCCTAACGGATACGCTGGAGACTTGTGTGAAACCA ACATTGACGAATGCGCAGCCCAGCCTTGTCAGAACGGAGCCACTTGTGTGGATGGAATTTACAGCTTCACTTGTATCTGTCCTAAAGGATACGCTGGCGACTTGTGCGAAACCA ACATTAATGAGTGCGCAGCCAAGCCTTGCCAGAACGGAGGCGAATGTGTGGACGGCATCTTCAGCTTCAAATGTATCTGTCCTAAAGGATACACTGGCGACTTGTGTGAAATCA acATTAATGAGTGCGCAGCCCAGCCTTGTCAGAACGGAGGCGAATGTGTGGACGGGATCTACAGCTTCAAATGTATCTGTCCTAAAGGATACACTGGCGACGTGTGTCAAATCA acattgacgagtgcGCAGCCCAGCCTTGTCAGAACGGAGCCACTTGTGTGGATGGAATTTTCAGCTTCACCTGTATCTGTCCTGCAGGATACGCCGGAGACTTGTGTGAAACAA ATATCGACAACTGCAAGCCCAACCCCTGTAAGAACGGCGGTACGTGCAATGACTTGGTGAACGCTTTTCTGTGCAGCTGTCCGGAGGGATACGGTGGAGATCTGTGCGAGATAG tgcCAGCGCCTCCGCCAGCAGCAAAAGCACCAGCTCCTAAGCCTGTTGTCCAGGCTGCCAAACCTCCTGCCGGTGTCGTCATCACCATCGGAGGGGGCACCAAGGGAGGAAATGCAG GCTCTGGCGGTGACGGTGCTATCAACGTCATCAACAACCAGATCTCGGTGTACGGCGGGAAGGGTTGCGGATGCACCACGCCTAAGTGTG TTTGCCCTGTGAAGAAGGGGGCAGATTCATCCGTTGATGATGCGGCCGACCTCGCTGGTATAGTCCTGCAGCGCATTCGGGGCTCCGAGCAACCTGAGGACAGCCCCTCTAACGTGAAGGAGTTGGACACTGTGGAGGATGTGTATGAGCCGATCGGCAATGAGATGTCTCTCTCCGAGGATGAAACCGCCTACGAGCCAG AAGCTCGCGAAGAGCAAGATACTTTCGAAGATGAAAATGAAGATGAACTGGAGCTACTGAACAACAAACTGCGCAAACTGCAACAACTGCTGAGGTCCGCTTAG
- the LOC136425525 gene encoding uncharacterized protein isoform X20 produces the protein MAGGLTLLSLLLLLGCSASQVRSQDASKCAGSTTNLALKQPTTQSSTGFKGVPGRAVDGDRNPIYGRKSCSHTTMERDPWWRVDLGTSQCVDRVVVAKRLPPRFGKWLEGFKVYVGDNPDVTANPTCGGKQSVAGKKIITVDCGGLTGRYVGIALPGKKQFLILCEVEVYGGAPPAKISKAPPKLGQCAGGTTNLALKQPTTQSSTDFKGVPGRAVDGDRNPRYAKKSCSHTAMERDPWWRVDLGTSQCVDRVVVAKRQFIGQLWLEGFQVYVGDNPDVTANPTCGGKQSVKGKNIITVSCGGLTGRYVGIALPGKKQFLILCEVEVYGGAPPAKISKAPPKLGQCAGSTTNLALKQPTTQSSTGFKGVPDRAVDGDRNPIYGRKSCSHSTMERNPWWRVDLGTSQCVDRVVVAKRLPPRFGKWLEGFKVYVGDNPNVMENPSCGGKQSVAGKDLTTVNCGGLTGRYVGIALPGKKQFLILCEVEVYGGAPPAKISKAPPKLGQCAGGTTNLALKQPTTQSSTDFKGVPGRAVDGDRNPRYAKKSCSHTAMERDPWWRVDLGTSQCVDRVVVAKRQFIGQLWLEGFQVYVGDNPDVTANPTCGGKQSVKGKNIITVSCGGLTGRYVGIALPGKKQFLILCEVEVYGGAPPAKISKAPPKLGQCAGSTTNLALKQPTTQSSTGFKGAPGRAVDGDRNPIYGRKSCSHTTMERNPWWRVDLGTSQCVDRVVVAKRLPPRFGKWLEGFKVYVGDNPDVTANPTCGGKQSVAGKNIITVDCGGLTGRYVGIALPGKKQFLILCEVEVYGGAPPAKISKAPPKFGQCAGGTTNLALKQPTTQSSTDFKGAPGRAVDGDRNPRYAKKSCSHTAMERDPWWRVDLGTSQCVDRVVVAKRQFIGQLWLEGFQVYVGDNPDVTANPTCGGKQSVKGKNIITVSCGGLTGRYVGIALPGKKQFLILCEVEVYGGAEVKTEKVEETGSSLKLAAPKPIDPCKNAKCQNGAECKPLEDSFKCVCPKGFAGDLCETNIDDCAAQPCKNGATCKDGLNGFTCVCPAGYAGDLCETNIDDCAAQPCKNGATCQDGLDGFTCVCPAGYAGDLCETNVDDCAAQPCKNGATCQDGLDGFTCVCPAGYAGDLCETNVDDCAAQPCKNGATCQDGLDGFTCVCPKGYAGNLCETNVDDCAAQPCKNGATCQDGLNGFTCVCPAGYAGDLCETNVDDCAAQPCKNGATCQDGLNGFTCVCPAGYAGDLCETNVDDCAAQPCKNGATCQDGLDGFTCVCPAGYAGDLCETNVDDCAAQPCKNGATCKDGLNGFTCICPNGYAGDLCETNIDECAAQPCQNGATCVDGIFSFTCICPAGYAGDLCETNIDNCKPNPCKNGGTCNDLVNAFLCSCPEGYGGDLCEIVPAPPPAAKAPAPKPVVQAAKPPAGVVITIGGGTKGGNAGSGGDGAINVINNQISVYGGKGCGCTTPKCVCPVKKGADSSVDDAADLAGIVLQRIRGSEQPEDSPSNVKELDTVEDVYEPIGNEMSLSEDETAYEPEAREEQDTFEDENEDELELLNNKLRKLQQLLRSA, from the exons GATGTTCAGCATCCCAGGTCAGGAGCCAGGATGCTTCGAAATGTG CTGGAAGCACCACAAACCTGGCCCTAAAGCAGCCCACGACCCAGTCCAGTACTGGCTTTAAGGGCGTCCCCGGACGGGCTGTAGACGGAGACCGAAACCCCATCTACGGAAGGAAGTCCTGCTCCCACACGACGATGGAACGCGACCCCTGGTGGCGAGTCGACCTGGGCACCAGCCAGTGTGTGGACCGGGTGGTCGTCGCCAAGCGGCTACCCCCAAGATTTGGCAAATGGCTGGAAGGCTTCAAG GTTTACGTGGGCGACAACCCCGACGTGACGGCCAACCCGACCTGTGGCGGGAAGCAATCTGTGGCTGGGAAGAAAATCATCACGGTGGACTGTGGCGGACTGACGGGCCGATATGTGGGGATAGCTCTGCCGGGCAAAAAGCAGTTCCTCATACTGTGTGAGGTCGAGGTGTACGGAG GAGCGCCACCAGCTAAGATCAGCAAAGCACCACCAAAACTTGGACAATGTG CTGGAGGCACCACAAACCTCGCCCTTAAGCAGCCCACGACCCAGTCCAGTACGGACTTTAAAGGCGTCCCCGGCCGGGCTGTGGACGGAGACCGGAACCCCCGCTATGCGAAGAAGTCCTGTTCCCACACGGCGATGGAACGCGACCCCTGGTGGCGAGTCGACCTGGGCACCAGCCAGTGTGTGGATCGAGTGGTCGTCGCCAAGCGACAATTCATCGGCCAGCTTTGGCTGGAAGGCTTCCAG GTTTACGTGGGTGACAATCCCGACGTGACGGCCAACCCGACCTGTGGCGGGAAGCAGTCTGTGAAGGGGAAGAACATCATCACGGTGAGCTGTGGCGGACTGACGGGCCGATATGTGGGGATAGCTCTGCCGGGCAAAAAGCAGTTCCTCATACTGTGCGAGGTCGAGGTGTACGGAG GAGCGCCACCAGCTAAGATCAGCAAAGCACCACCAAAACTTGGGCAATGTG CTGGAAGCACCACGAATCTCGCCCTAAAGCAGCCCACGACCCAGTCCAGTACTGGCTTTAAGGGCGTCCCCGACCGGGCAGTGGACGGAGACCGGAACCCCATCTATGGAAGGAAGTCCTGCTCCCACTCGACGATGGAACGCAACCCCTGGTGGCGAGTCGACCTGGGCACCAGCCAGTGTGTGGATAGGGTGGTCGTCGCCAAGCGGCTACCCCCAAGATTCGGCAAATGGCTGGAAGGCTTTAAG GTTTACGTAGGTGACAACCCCAACGTGATGGAAAATCCCTCTTGTGGCGGGAAGCAGTCTGTGGCTGGTAAAGACCTCACCACTGTAAACTGTGGCGGACTGACGGGCCGATATGTGGGGATCGCTCTGCCGGGCAAAAAGCAGTTCCTCATACTGTGTGAGGTCGAGGTGTACGGAG GAGCGCCACCAGCTAAGATCAGCAAAGCACCACCAAAACTTGGGCAATGTG CTGGAGGCACCACAAACCTCGCCCTAAAGCAGCCCACGACCCAGTCCAGTACGGACTTTAAGGGCGTCCCCGGCCGGGCTGTGGACGGAGACCGGAACCCCCGCTATGCCAAGAAGTCCTGCTCCCACACGGCGATGGAACGCGACCCCTGGTGGCGAGTCGACCTGGGCACGAGCCAGTGTGTGGATCGAGTGGTCGTCGCTAAGCGACAATTCATCGGCCAGCTTTGGCTGGAAGGCTTCCAG GTTTACGTGGGTGACAATCCCGACGTGACGGCCAACCCGACCTGTGGCGGGAAGCAGTCTGTGAAGGGGAAGAACATCATCACGGTGAGCTGTGGCGGACTGACTGGCCGATATGTGGGGATAGCTCTGCCGGGCAAAAAGCAGTTCCTCATACTGTGCGAGGTCGAGGTGTACGGAG GAGCGCCACCAGCTAAGATCAGCAAAGCACCACCAAAACTTGGACAATGTG CTGGAAGCACCACAAACCTCGCCCTTAAGCAGCCCACGACCCAGTCCAGTACTGGCTTTAAGGGCGCCCCCGGCCGGGCTGTAGACGGAGACCGGAACCCCATCTACGGAAGGAAGTCCTGCTCCCACACGACGATGGAACGCAACCCCTGGTGGCGAGTCGACCTGGGCACCAGCCAGTGTGTGGATCGGGTGGTCGTCGCCAAGCGGCTGCCCCCAAGATTCGGCAAATGGCTGGAAGGCTTCAAG GTTTATGTGGGCGACAACCCCGACGTGACCGCCAACCCGACGTGTGGCGGGAAGCAGTCTGTGGCTGGGAAGAACATCATCACGGTGGACTGTGGCGGACTGACGGGCCGATATGTGGGGATCGCTCTGCCGGGCAAAAAGCAGTTCCTCATACTGTGTGAGGTCGAGGTGTACGGAG GAGCGCCACCAGCTAAGATCAGCAAAGCACCACCAAAATTTGGGCAATGTG CTGGAGGCACCACAAACCTCGCCCTTAAGCAGCCCACGACCCAGTCCAGTACGGACTTTAAGGGCGCCCCCGGCCGGGCTGTGGACGGAGACCGGAACCCCCGCTATGCGAAGAAGTCCTGCTCCCACACGGCGATGGAACGCGACCCCTGGTGGCGAGTCGACCTGGGCACGAGCCAGTGTGTGGATCGAGTGGTCGTCGCCAAGCGACAATTCATCGGCCAGCTTTGGCTGGAAGGCTTCCAG GTTTACGTGGGTGACAATCCCGACGTGACGGCCAACCCGACCTGTGGCGGGAAGCAGTCTGTGAAGGGGAAGAACATCATCACGGTGAGCTGTGGCGGACTGACGGGCCGATATGTGGGGATAGCCCTGCCGGGCAAGAAGCAGTTCCTCATACTGTGTGAGGTCGAGGTGTACGGAg GTGCAGAAGTTAAAACAGAAAAGGTCGAAGAAACAG GTTCATCACTGAAACTAGCAGCGCCTAAACCCATAG ATCCTTGCAAGAACGCAAAGTGTCAGAACGGTGCGGAGTGCAAGCCACTGGAGGACAGCTTCAAGTGTGTCTGTCCCAAAGGATTTGCAGGCGACCTGTGCGAAACTA ACATTGATGACTGTGCCGCCCAGCCCTGTAAGAACGGAGCTACTTGCAAGGATGGACTCAACGGCTTCACCTGCGTGTGTCCAGCTGGTTATGCCGGAGACTTGTGTGAAACCA ACATTGATGACTGTGCGGCCCAGCCTTGCAAGAACGGAGCCACTTGCCAGGATGGACTCGACGGGTTCACCTGCGTGTGCCCTGCAGGATATGCCGGAGACTTGTGTGAAACTA ACGTTGACGACTGTGCCGCCCAGCCCTGTAAGAACGGAGCCACTTGCCAGGATGGACTCGACGGGTTCACCTGCGTGTGTCCAGCTGGTTATGCCGGAGACTTGTGTGAAACCA ACGTTGACGACTGTGCGGCTCAGCCCTGTAAGAACGGAGCCACTTGCCAGGACGGACTCGACGGGTTCACCTGCGTTTGTCCTAAAGGATATGCTGGCAACTTGTGTGAAACCA ACGTTGATGACTGTGCGGCCCAGCCCTGTAAGAACGGAGCTACTTGCCAGGACGGACTCAACGGGTTCACCTGCGTGTGCCCTGCAGGTTATGCCGGGGACTTGTGTGAAACTA ACGTTGACGACTGTGCAGCCCAGCCTTGCAAGAACGGAGCTACTTGCCAGGATGGACTCAACGGGTTCACCTGCGTGTGTCCTGCAGGTTATGCCGGAGACTTGTGTGAAACCA ACGTTGACGACTGTGCCGCCCAGCCTTGTAAGAACGGAGCCACTTGCCAGGATGGACTCGACGGCTTCACCTGCGTGTGTCCTGCAGGTTATGCCGGAGACTTGTGTGAAACTA ACGTTGACGACTGTGCGGCTCAGCCTTGTAAGAACGGGGCCACCTGTAAGGACGGACTCAACGGTTTCACCTGTATCTGTCCTAACGGATACGCTGGAGACTTGTGTGAAACCA acattgacgagtgcGCAGCCCAGCCTTGTCAGAACGGAGCCACTTGTGTGGATGGAATTTTCAGCTTCACCTGTATCTGTCCTGCAGGATACGCCGGAGACTTGTGTGAAACAA ATATCGACAACTGCAAGCCCAACCCCTGTAAGAACGGCGGTACGTGCAATGACTTGGTGAACGCTTTTCTGTGCAGCTGTCCGGAGGGATACGGTGGAGATCTGTGCGAGATAG tgcCAGCGCCTCCGCCAGCAGCAAAAGCACCAGCTCCTAAGCCTGTTGTCCAGGCTGCCAAACCTCCTGCCGGTGTCGTCATCACCATCGGAGGGGGCACCAAGGGAGGAAATGCAG GCTCTGGCGGTGACGGTGCTATCAACGTCATCAACAACCAGATCTCGGTGTACGGCGGGAAGGGTTGCGGATGCACCACGCCTAAGTGTG TTTGCCCTGTGAAGAAGGGGGCAGATTCATCCGTTGATGATGCGGCCGACCTCGCTGGTATAGTCCTGCAGCGCATTCGGGGCTCCGAGCAACCTGAGGACAGCCCCTCTAACGTGAAGGAGTTGGACACTGTGGAGGATGTGTATGAGCCGATCGGCAATGAGATGTCTCTCTCCGAGGATGAAACCGCCTACGAGCCAG AAGCTCGCGAAGAGCAAGATACTTTCGAAGATGAAAATGAAGATGAACTGGAGCTACTGAACAACAAACTGCGCAAACTGCAACAACTGCTGAGGTCCGCTTAG